The following proteins are encoded in a genomic region of Candidatus Cloacimonadota bacterium:
- a CDS encoding beta-galactosidase → MSIIGKVGRRSTKVRALNLSIHLVLLLGAITMVYPFLLMISASLRSNVDSGRLSLLPQYLHNDEALFQKYLESRYNEESSRLADNHAGRWLSFAESRLPQKLHPSLLKDWQEFLAARPQSVYDYYVAEHYGRGVYPLNQRRYRKLLRQENGNDLTAFNRRYNTGAQNWEQIVVEEKEILGRNYVSVNDGYLGRFQAFKKDVGERHRNHVNLDGAFVQMELAPAYGGDLAAFNAASGLELNSWQEVVLSEFCPAEGDPLRPAWLHYVREALNIHHISLDASADPAFQAMLREKYASISLLNSTWHTSYADFSAVRVPRQIPDSGAMVEDLTWFVENATAPEHLRVRNLGNEFRAWLREKYTNVAALNASWEQGFDRWEEIPLPATTPTDNLAWQSDWLEFAQGPGQSWLELLPSAQSEWLLLLAQRFPGQGGKLDLGKVNQYLGSNYRSEEDIYPSPRLPRDPHPAELWREFVAQRSTPHQLKFSPAKEAVQTWREFLRARYAATDSLNRAWHLVPTSFEDIPLPVRQIEAQTFLKHKSEIKREFLTRNYAMVLDQMFNDARSLRNTAIYTLLAILLAVTVNPLAAYALSRFKPRLSYQIILLFMLTMAFPAMVMGIPNFLMLKRLNLLNTFWALVLPAAADGYFIFLLKGFFDSLPRELYESASLDGAGEFRLFWQFTLYLSKPILAVIALGAFNAAYRNFLFAFIVCQDQSMWTLMVHIYELMQRASLSVGYAALVIAAIPTLAVFVFFQNIIIKGIVIPMEK, encoded by the coding sequence ATGAGCATCATTGGCAAAGTGGGGCGGCGCTCAACCAAGGTCCGGGCGCTGAACCTGAGCATCCACCTGGTGCTGCTCCTCGGCGCCATTACCATGGTCTATCCCTTTCTGCTGATGATCTCGGCCTCGCTGCGCAGCAACGTGGACAGCGGCCGCCTCAGCCTGCTGCCACAATATCTGCACAACGACGAGGCGCTGTTCCAGAAATACTTGGAATCCCGCTACAATGAAGAAAGCAGCCGTCTGGCGGACAACCATGCCGGACGCTGGCTCTCCTTTGCCGAGTCGCGTTTGCCTCAGAAGCTGCATCCCTCTCTGCTGAAGGATTGGCAGGAATTCCTGGCTGCCCGGCCGCAGTCAGTTTACGATTACTACGTGGCCGAACATTACGGAAGAGGGGTCTATCCGCTCAACCAGCGCCGCTACCGCAAACTGCTCCGGCAGGAAAACGGCAACGACCTTACCGCTTTCAACCGGCGCTACAACACCGGCGCCCAGAACTGGGAACAGATCGTGGTGGAGGAAAAGGAGATCCTGGGCCGCAACTACGTGAGCGTGAACGACGGCTATCTGGGCCGTTTCCAGGCTTTCAAGAAAGACGTCGGAGAGCGCCACCGCAACCATGTGAACCTCGACGGCGCCTTTGTGCAGATGGAGCTGGCCCCCGCTTACGGCGGCGATCTGGCCGCCTTCAACGCCGCCAGCGGTTTGGAGCTGAACTCTTGGCAGGAAGTGGTTTTGAGCGAGTTCTGCCCCGCGGAGGGAGATCCTCTGCGACCCGCCTGGCTACACTATGTGCGGGAAGCCCTGAACATCCATCACATCAGCCTTGATGCCTCTGCAGACCCCGCCTTTCAAGCCATGCTGCGGGAAAAATACGCCAGCATCTCGCTGCTCAACTCCACCTGGCACACAAGCTATGCGGATTTTAGCGCGGTGCGCGTCCCCAGGCAGATCCCGGACAGCGGCGCCATGGTGGAGGACCTCACCTGGTTCGTGGAAAACGCCACCGCGCCGGAACATCTGCGGGTGCGCAACCTGGGCAACGAATTCCGGGCCTGGCTGCGGGAAAAATACACGAACGTGGCGGCCCTTAACGCCTCCTGGGAGCAGGGTTTTGACCGCTGGGAGGAGATTCCGCTCCCGGCCACCACTCCGACGGATAATCTAGCCTGGCAAAGCGACTGGCTGGAATTTGCCCAGGGCCCGGGCCAAAGCTGGCTGGAATTGCTGCCCAGCGCTCAAAGCGAGTGGCTGCTTTTGCTTGCGCAGCGTTTCCCCGGGCAGGGCGGTAAACTGGATTTGGGGAAGGTAAACCAATATTTGGGAAGCAATTACAGATCCGAAGAAGATATCTATCCCAGTCCCCGCCTGCCCCGCGATCCCCACCCGGCAGAGCTTTGGCGGGAATTTGTGGCCCAGCGTTCCACTCCCCATCAGTTGAAGTTTTCGCCCGCAAAGGAAGCGGTGCAGACCTGGCGGGAATTTTTGCGGGCAAGATACGCTGCCACAGATAGCTTGAACCGCGCCTGGCATCTGGTCCCGACAAGCTTTGAGGATATCCCGCTACCCGTCCGGCAGATCGAGGCGCAAACCTTCCTGAAGCACAAAAGCGAGATCAAAAGGGAGTTTCTCACCCGCAATTACGCCATGGTGCTGGACCAGATGTTCAACGACGCCCGCTCCCTGCGCAACACTGCCATCTATACCCTGCTGGCCATCCTGCTGGCCGTTACCGTCAATCCCCTCGCGGCCTACGCCCTCAGCCGCTTCAAGCCCCGGCTCAGCTATCAGATCATCCTGCTGTTCATGCTCACCATGGCTTTCCCGGCGATGGTGATGGGCATTCCGAACTTCCTGATGCTAAAGCGTTTGAACCTGCTCAACACCTTTTGGGCGCTGGTGCTTCCCGCCGCCGCGGACGGATATTTCATCTTCCTGCTAAAAGGCTTTTTCGACAGCCTGCCGCGCGAGCTCTATGAAAGCGCCAGCCTCGACGGGGCCGGGGAATTCCGCCTCTTCTGGCAGTTCACGCTCTATCTTTCCAAACCCATCCTGGCCGTGATCGCCCTCGGAGCCTTCAACGCCGCCTACCGCAATTTCCTCTTCGCCTTCATCGTTTGCCAGGACCAAAGCATGTGGACCCTGATGGTGCACATCTACGAACTGATGCAGCGGGCCAGCCTCTCGGTGGGCTACGCGGCCCTGGTGATCGCCGCCATCCCCACTTTGGCGGTCTTCGTCTTCTTCCAGAATATCATCATCAAGGGGATCGTGATCCCGATGGAAAAATAA
- a CDS encoding glycosyl hydrolase-related protein yields MHNEKIHLTRIKRLLERQKPLLIKDKLPLEAGFSATGGDFQPLALNAVWGKPWQTGWFRISGRIPESFAGQDYRLLFDCDGEACLLLDGVPYQGFTPKVDWYHKAAKNLLPLASIRKPGEDLSLLIDASANDLFGAQKEEYRLRECALVTFDEPLYQSLLDIALLLDLAEALPEKTVRRQRLIFGLDQVCNAWNSDQERVNAILGDLLSAPAHASALTAFSVGHAHLDLAWLWPLRETRRKGARTFANALRLLEQYPSYVFGASQAQLYQWIKADHPALYAQVKERVKEGRWEIQGASWVEFDTNLISAESIIRQFMYGKRFFESEFGQAPRVLWLPDCFGFSGNLPQFLKGCGVDWFITQKLSWNETNTFPHHLFVWEGIDGSRVLAHQLPTNDYNFSNNPSSFLETEKRYAQSELCDAFLNLYGIGDGGGGPTRDHIEYGLRQQSLEGVSKFRSASSADFFAHLSGLDPSQLPVAYGELYLEFHRGTYTTQARMKQDNRGSEKLLAAAEFMAVLAGHAYPEPLRRIWQDTLLLQFHDIIPGSSITPVYEDAHTISAANHAQLKDYLAATARELADSGTPCQEASYLVFNPSNQELDEWHAFPQELQGLVPLNEYSTELASLETENALLARIRVPAWGCLLLQFSPNGYLPKTEASTASLTLENRFLKAELTETGGIRSIWDKELERELLISESNLLLLWEDEPNNWGAWDINHFYRDTAPQTAGGATLNQALSFTLEGEFSRVVQDIRIGKSSLRQTIELRCDDRLLRVSHEIAWQEKHKMLRTHWFTAVHNGIASYGIQAGVIKRSSKPKSAVEAAQFEVPAQRFADLSQPDHGCALLCDVKFGYRIMDGQMELNLLRSPADVDPTADIHSHSYSYAFYPHSGDYEHSDVFRQAERLAHSLIVVPLQTLPEKLPQPLFRLDSDHVNLDTVKPAEDGGGIILRFHEYKGQSGTALLYCAQTQSQARVTDLLEQPLEADPIQLDPYYPLSLEFRPFEVKTIRLEELP; encoded by the coding sequence ATGCACAACGAAAAGATCCACCTCACCCGGATCAAACGCCTGCTGGAGCGGCAGAAACCGCTTCTGATCAAGGACAAGCTGCCCCTCGAGGCCGGATTTTCCGCCACCGGCGGGGATTTTCAGCCCCTGGCGCTCAACGCTGTCTGGGGCAAGCCTTGGCAGACCGGCTGGTTCCGGATCAGCGGCAGGATACCGGAAAGCTTTGCGGGCCAGGATTACAGGCTGCTCTTCGACTGCGACGGCGAGGCCTGCTTGCTGCTGGATGGAGTTCCATACCAGGGTTTCACGCCCAAGGTGGACTGGTATCACAAGGCCGCCAAGAATCTGCTGCCCCTGGCCTCCATCCGCAAGCCCGGAGAGGATCTCAGCCTGCTGATCGACGCCTCCGCCAACGACCTCTTCGGCGCGCAGAAAGAGGAATACCGCCTGCGCGAGTGCGCCCTTGTTACCTTTGATGAGCCTCTGTATCAAAGCTTGCTGGACATCGCCCTGCTGCTGGATCTGGCGGAAGCATTGCCCGAAAAAACTGTCCGCCGCCAGCGTCTGATCTTTGGCCTGGACCAGGTTTGCAATGCCTGGAACAGCGATCAGGAGAGGGTGAATGCCATCCTGGGCGACCTGCTGTCCGCGCCCGCCCATGCCAGCGCGCTCACCGCCTTCAGCGTGGGGCACGCGCATCTCGATCTGGCCTGGCTGTGGCCACTGAGAGAAACCCGGCGCAAGGGTGCCCGCACCTTCGCCAACGCGCTGAGGCTGCTGGAGCAATATCCCAGCTACGTATTCGGCGCTTCCCAGGCCCAGCTGTACCAGTGGATCAAAGCAGACCATCCCGCCCTTTACGCTCAGGTCAAGGAGCGGGTGAAAGAAGGCCGCTGGGAGATCCAGGGCGCTTCCTGGGTGGAGTTTGACACCAATCTCATCTCCGCGGAATCGATAATCCGCCAGTTCATGTATGGCAAACGCTTCTTCGAGAGCGAGTTCGGCCAGGCCCCCCGCGTTTTGTGGCTGCCCGACTGCTTCGGCTTTTCCGGCAATCTGCCCCAGTTCCTCAAAGGTTGCGGCGTGGATTGGTTCATCACCCAGAAACTAAGCTGGAACGAGACCAACACCTTTCCCCACCACCTCTTCGTTTGGGAGGGGATCGACGGTTCGCGGGTGCTGGCGCATCAGCTTCCCACCAACGATTACAACTTCTCGAACAACCCCTCCTCTTTTCTGGAAACGGAAAAACGCTATGCCCAGAGCGAGCTCTGCGACGCCTTTCTGAACCTCTACGGGATTGGCGACGGCGGCGGCGGGCCCACCCGCGACCACATCGAATATGGCCTGCGCCAGCAAAGCCTCGAGGGCGTGAGCAAATTCCGCAGCGCCAGCTCGGCGGATTTCTTCGCCCACCTCTCCGGGCTGGATCCCAGCCAGCTGCCGGTGGCCTATGGCGAGCTCTATCTGGAATTTCACCGCGGCACCTACACCACCCAGGCCCGCATGAAACAGGATAACCGCGGCAGCGAGAAGCTCCTGGCCGCGGCTGAGTTCATGGCCGTGCTGGCCGGACATGCCTATCCGGAACCGCTGCGGCGAATCTGGCAGGACACCCTGCTGCTGCAATTCCACGACATCATCCCCGGTTCTTCGATCACGCCGGTTTACGAGGATGCCCACACCATCAGCGCCGCCAATCACGCGCAGCTGAAGGACTACCTGGCCGCTACGGCGCGCGAGCTTGCGGATAGCGGAACACCTTGCCAGGAAGCCAGTTATCTGGTGTTCAACCCTTCCAACCAGGAACTGGATGAATGGCACGCCTTCCCCCAAGAACTCCAGGGCCTGGTGCCGCTGAATGAATACAGCACCGAACTGGCCTCTCTGGAAACGGAAAACGCCCTGTTGGCCAGGATCCGGGTACCGGCCTGGGGTTGCCTGCTGCTGCAATTCTCCCCAAACGGCTATCTGCCCAAAACCGAGGCCAGTACAGCTTCCCTGACCCTGGAGAACCGCTTTCTCAAGGCGGAATTGACCGAGACCGGCGGCATCAGATCCATCTGGGATAAAGAACTGGAGCGCGAACTGCTGATTTCGGAATCCAACCTGCTCCTGCTCTGGGAAGACGAGCCCAACAACTGGGGCGCCTGGGACATCAATCATTTCTATCGCGACACGGCACCCCAAACAGCCGGCGGCGCAACTTTAAACCAAGCCCTCAGTTTCACGCTGGAAGGGGAGTTCAGCCGCGTGGTGCAGGATATCCGCATCGGCAAATCCAGCCTGCGCCAGACCATCGAATTGCGCTGTGATGACCGCCTGCTGCGCGTCAGCCACGAGATCGCCTGGCAGGAAAAGCACAAAATGCTGCGCACGCATTGGTTCACCGCGGTGCACAATGGCATCGCCAGCTACGGCATCCAGGCCGGCGTGATCAAGCGCAGCAGCAAGCCTAAAAGCGCGGTCGAGGCAGCCCAGTTTGAGGTTCCCGCCCAACGCTTTGCGGACCTTTCCCAGCCGGATCACGGCTGCGCGCTGCTCTGCGACGTCAAATTCGGCTACCGCATCATGGACGGCCAGATGGAATTGAACCTCCTGCGCAGCCCCGCCGACGTCGATCCCACCGCCGATATCCACAGCCACAGCTACAGCTACGCCTTTTATCCCCACAGCGGCGATTACGAACACAGCGATGTTTTCCGCCAGGCCGAGCGCCTGGCCCACAGCCTGATCGTGGTGCCGCTGCAAACCCTGCCCGAAAAGTTGCCGCAGCCCCTGTTCCGCTTGGACAGCGACCACGTGAACCTGGATACGGTCAAGCCCGCGGAGGACGGCGGCGGCATCATCCTGCGCTTCCACGAATACAAGGGCCAAAGCGGCACCGCGCTGCTTTACTGCGCCCAAACCCAGTCCCAGGCAAGAGTTACCGACCTGCTGGAGCAACCGCTGGAAGCGGATCCGATCCAACTCGACCCCTACTATCCGCTCAGCCTGGAATTCCGGCCTTTCGAGGTGAAAACCATCCGTTTGGAGGAACTGCCATGA
- a CDS encoding extracellular solute-binding protein translates to MRRFSAFLLLAALLIAAPALARAKTPQRVVLKVFELPDPRKTDAYSRANLAVVEAFRERFPHIELRAFSGIQIENMDLDAGPLMAIAGGVAPDILYVNFRQSDTYIQNNFLYPLDGFLASEDPEALSLRVEKPVWQVIRRARKGEQAQKTWMLPYETLVRVLMYRRDVFRRAGLDPDKPPRTWDEFYAYARRLTDPEQGAWGTVLASGPQAAYDWLPFLWGAGGDAVTYDPQMQEWRASFAGPEGVRALEFYLRLVATKWRDNQGREQTGFALREGDWGYLWQEGKIGMRMDYLSQQNLGGAYDPNLYGFAPAPAGPSGRGGSEINCRMMGIFSGAGISNNSGLGDRDPEAVRQAAWEYIRFYDSEQARRIRTKVMVDSGYGRMQNPVFLKRYGYDEYLRYAPAGWLETFETAMREGRPEPFGDNCQKVYEYMTHPLEELVARDLKGRLPQDQEQRRKQIASVLSQGEARTNQEMIGRIPPETQAFRERLAMLIASVILLAFCFTLWRVWKLLTPEAKSSAKLRFNHRFWVVLLLAPAVLAVLVWKYLPMVSGSVMAFQDYHIVGASPWIGFGNFAAVLFDPAWWAAVGKTLYYMALLLGLGFLPPLGLAILLQEVSRGKMLYRVIYYLPAVISGVIVIYLWKLLYDPSDAGILNQLLLALGLPKSMWIKDETLAMLCVVLPTVWAGAGPGSLIYLAALKNIPHELYEAADIDGAGFRAKLRHIVLPSLKGLIIIQFISAFIVAAQSSDFILVMTFGGPNEATRVADLMIFEKAYLYLRFGLATAMAWILSLLLMGFTVWQIKYLSRMEFRTARDDREAA, encoded by the coding sequence ATGCGAAGATTTTCGGCTTTCCTTCTGCTCGCGGCGCTGCTGATTGCGGCTCCCGCCCTGGCGCGGGCAAAAACCCCGCAGAGGGTGGTGCTGAAAGTTTTTGAGCTGCCGGATCCCCGCAAAACGGATGCCTATTCGCGGGCCAATCTGGCGGTGGTGGAGGCCTTCCGCGAGCGGTTCCCCCACATTGAGCTCAGGGCCTTTTCCGGCATCCAGATCGAAAACATGGACCTCGACGCCGGGCCGCTGATGGCCATCGCCGGAGGGGTGGCGCCGGATATCCTCTATGTGAATTTCCGCCAGAGCGACACCTATATCCAGAACAATTTCCTCTATCCGCTGGACGGATTTCTGGCTTCCGAAGACCCTGAAGCGCTGTCTCTGCGGGTGGAAAAGCCTGTCTGGCAGGTGATCCGCCGCGCGCGCAAGGGTGAACAGGCGCAAAAGACCTGGATGCTGCCCTACGAGACGCTGGTGCGGGTGCTGATGTACCGCAGGGACGTGTTTCGCCGGGCAGGGCTGGACCCGGACAAACCTCCCCGCACCTGGGACGAGTTTTATGCGTACGCGCGCCGGCTTACCGATCCGGAGCAGGGGGCCTGGGGCACGGTCTTGGCCTCCGGGCCTCAGGCTGCCTACGATTGGCTGCCTTTCTTGTGGGGCGCGGGCGGTGACGCGGTCACCTACGATCCCCAAATGCAGGAATGGCGGGCTTCTTTTGCCGGTCCCGAGGGTGTTCGGGCTCTGGAATTCTACCTGCGGCTCGTGGCCACCAAATGGCGTGACAACCAGGGCCGGGAACAGACCGGTTTCGCGCTGCGCGAAGGAGATTGGGGCTATCTCTGGCAGGAAGGCAAGATCGGCATGCGGATGGACTATCTTTCCCAGCAAAACCTTGGCGGAGCCTACGATCCGAACCTCTATGGCTTCGCGCCCGCCCCGGCCGGGCCTTCCGGACGCGGCGGCAGCGAGATCAACTGCCGCATGATGGGCATCTTTTCCGGGGCCGGGATCAGCAACAACTCCGGCCTGGGCGACCGCGATCCCGAGGCAGTGCGCCAGGCCGCCTGGGAATACATCCGCTTTTACGATTCCGAGCAGGCGCGCCGGATCCGCACGAAGGTGATGGTGGACAGCGGCTATGGGCGCATGCAAAACCCTGTGTTTCTTAAGCGTTACGGCTATGATGAATATCTGCGCTACGCGCCCGCTGGCTGGCTGGAAACCTTCGAGACCGCCATGCGCGAAGGGCGTCCGGAACCCTTTGGCGACAACTGCCAGAAGGTGTACGAATACATGACACATCCCCTTGAGGAGCTGGTGGCGCGGGACCTTAAGGGCAGGCTGCCACAGGACCAGGAGCAGCGGCGGAAGCAGATCGCGTCCGTGCTGAGCCAGGGTGAAGCGCGCACCAACCAGGAAATGATAGGCCGGATCCCGCCCGAGACCCAAGCCTTTCGGGAACGGCTGGCGATGCTGATCGCCAGCGTGATCCTGCTGGCCTTCTGCTTCACCCTCTGGCGGGTTTGGAAACTCCTCACCCCGGAAGCGAAAAGCTCTGCCAAATTGAGATTTAACCACCGCTTTTGGGTGGTGTTGCTGCTCGCCCCGGCGGTGCTTGCCGTTCTGGTCTGGAAATATCTGCCCATGGTTTCGGGCTCGGTGATGGCCTTTCAGGATTACCATATCGTGGGGGCCAGCCCCTGGATCGGTTTTGGCAATTTCGCCGCGGTGCTGTTTGATCCGGCCTGGTGGGCGGCTGTGGGTAAAACACTGTATTACATGGCCTTGCTGCTGGGGCTGGGGTTCCTGCCGCCGCTGGGCCTGGCCATTTTACTGCAGGAGGTTTCGCGGGGGAAAATGCTCTACCGGGTGATCTACTATCTGCCCGCGGTGATCAGCGGCGTGATCGTGATCTATCTCTGGAAGCTGCTTTACGACCCCTCCGACGCCGGCATCCTGAACCAGCTTCTGCTGGCCCTGGGCCTGCCCAAAAGCATGTGGATCAAAGACGAAACGCTGGCCATGCTCTGCGTGGTGTTGCCCACCGTCTGGGCGGGCGCGGGGCCGGGTTCGCTGATCTATCTGGCCGCGCTGAAAAACATCCCCCACGAGCTCTATGAGGCCGCGGACATCGATGGCGCCGGCTTCCGGGCCAAACTCCGCCACATCGTGCTGCCCAGCCTGAAAGGGCTGATCATCATCCAGTTCATCTCCGCCTTCATCGTGGCGGCGCAAAGCAGCGATTTCATTCTGGTGATGACCTTTGGCGGCCCGAATGAGGCCACCCGGGTGGCAGACCTGATGATCTTTGAGAAGGCCTATCTCTACCTCCGTTTTGGCTTGGCCACGGCGATGGCCTGGATCCTCAGCCTGCTGCTGATGGGCTTCACCGTCTGGCAGATCAAATATCTGTCCCGCATGGAGTTCCGCACCGCCAGAGATGACCGGGAGGCCGCATGA